The Changchengzhania lutea genomic sequence ATGTTTTATATGCAAACGCGCGGTATTCCAGAAAAGGAAGCCAAGGCCCTTTTAATGTATGCCTTTAGTAACAATGTTTTAAGTTCGGTAAAAATTCCTGAAATGAAACAACGTATTACTAAAATTATTGCTAATAAATTAGGTGTTAATTTAGGGTTTGATCTTTAAATTAATTTGAAGCTATTTCCCGCTATCCGCTATATCTTTTTTGCTTAGAAAAAAAGCAAAAAAGGATGCCGCTACTATCGGGGCTAAACACAAAGCCATGTTCAACGTAGACGATATAAGAAAAGATTTTCCCATTCTTTCAAGAGAAGTAAATGGCAAACCTTTAATATATTTAGATAATGCCGCTACATCCCAAACCCCAAAACAGGTTATAGACGTTATAGTAGACTACTATTCAAATTACAATGCCAATATCCACCGTGGTGTGCATACCTTAAGTCAGGAAGCTACCGATTTGTACGAACAAGCGCGTCAAAAAATCCAGCAACACTTTAATGCTAAGTTTTCGCATGAAATCATTTTTACATCGGGTACTACTCATAGCATCAATTTAGTCGCCAACGGATTTTCATCACTCTTAAAAACTGGCGATGAGATTCTTGTTTCAGCATTAGAACACCATAGTAATATCGTGCCTTGGCAAATGCTTTGTGAACGTACTGGCTCTATTTTAAAAGTCATTCCAATGAACTTGGAAGGCGAATTGGTTATCGCAGATTTTGATAGCTTGTTATCAAACAAAACAAAACTGGTATTTGTTAACCATATTTCAAATGCCTTAGGCACCATCAATCCTATTGAATACATTATTGACAAAGCACATCAAGTTGGCGCTGCGGTTTTAATCGATGGTGCGCAATCCTGCCCGCATATTAAACCCGATGTTCAGAAATTAGATGCCGATTTTTATGTGGCTTCTGCTCATAAAATTTGCGGTCCCACGGGCGTCGGTATGCTTTACGGAAAAGAAGCATGGCTCAACAAATTACCACCCTATCAAGGTGGTGGTGAAATGATATCCGAAGTCACTTTCGAAAAAACAACCTATGCCGAGTTGCCACATA encodes the following:
- a CDS encoding aminotransferase class V-fold PLP-dependent enzyme, which translates into the protein MFNVDDIRKDFPILSREVNGKPLIYLDNAATSQTPKQVIDVIVDYYSNYNANIHRGVHTLSQEATDLYEQARQKIQQHFNAKFSHEIIFTSGTTHSINLVANGFSSLLKTGDEILVSALEHHSNIVPWQMLCERTGSILKVIPMNLEGELVIADFDSLLSNKTKLVFVNHISNALGTINPIEYIIDKAHQVGAAVLIDGAQSCPHIKPDVQKLDADFYVASAHKICGPTGVGMLYGKEAWLNKLPPYQGGGEMISEVTFEKTTYAELPHKFEAGTPNICGGIAFGAALDYMNQIGFDAIASYENELLDYATAELLTIKGLKIYGTSKNKTSVVSFNLEGIHPYDIGTILDKLGIAVRTGHHCAQPIMDFYNIPGTVRASFAFYNTKSEIDALVNGVKKAKLMLS